From Rhopalosiphum padi isolate XX-2018 chromosome 2, ASM2088224v1, whole genome shotgun sequence:
AGTTTTCTTCAACATTTCTATTGCCGATATCTGTTCATCAATTCTATATCTTTTGGAAATCCAATGATATTCACATAAAATATCCTGTTGATTAACCGCTGTAGGTTATCGGGTAACATTCTAttaaagaaatacaaaaaaaattaaaacaaattatttattaggtagttATTCTAAATCTATGACAAATATGGGAAAGGTGTACAAAGGAGGTAAAGTggtcatatatacatatatccacTTTAGGTCATGTCTTAGTCTTATTATTctgtcgtaaaaaaataaacagttggTTATATCATGTGGATTGAtcatagaataattaattactctATGGGATTGATTCATTGTTATCATATTTATCAACTGATAAACCAGTAAACCACTGATAACATTTGTAGTTTtcgtttaaaactaaaatttcattttttgatgTTGGTGATGTAAGGTAAGTGttacgaataaataattatatttttaaacatatttattaatataccagttattattttttcgaaatcTACAtaagtttttatgtattatagaattgatttaagtttaattagttAATAGCAATGTCGGCCTGGTATTTAAAGGGCCTCAAGAATGCATATCTCCAGAAGGGCTCTCAAAAATGTTCATGTCatcaaatgataaaaaaagtGCTTTTAAGTACCTAGTgcaatataatctaataatgttttaaaggtactttatttaaaacacacaaacaattaaataaactacataattaaagtaattatttatactataccacaattatatagattataaaaataatacctgaTGTccttatatacaaattaatattttttctttatgtaagtcattttttaattggctagatgaattttaaattgtattaatcaatttatctAAGCACATTTTATACTGTCAAGATAATTGTTTTAACTCAATCGCAATGATCTTTTACTTTTTAGTCTAAACCAGATAATTTGCATATTGTATTCAATGAGTCtttagaaaattgttaaatttcttCAATAAGAGAAAATTTTCTAGGATctaagtaatttaaatgttttaataatatttcattagggTTAACCTAATTTTAGGTGGCCGCTTTGGACACCTTTCCCCTACTTACAATgcttaataaatagtaatattgtaataaagctgtaattaaaaattgaattaaataatgtgtttaactaaattatgaaatatgtatagaCGCGTGTTGCATAGTATTTGATTCaactatataatagatatttagcagttaatttatcaacgtatttagttaaatacttaggtacttaaattgaaatgtaaattattaaattatacattgttatttaaGGTTTAAATTTTGTATCTATTGGTTATTGTTATGTAACAAATGTTGAACAAAATGCACATACCTTACAAGTTTAACCGGAAACATAAAGTGATTGGGAACTGAAAAAATTCTTCGATTTTCTAGTATACCATTCATGACGATTTCACCAACAAAAGATGTGGGCATTTCTGGTaatctaaaatacatttagtcgtatataaataatattatttttgtttttaagtacaaaacattattatttaaccattaaattgtaatatatacctGAGCTTTAAATGTTTAGATATTTCCGGATTAGTTTCTATAAAATACGGGCACACCGTTGTTGATACGACGGCTGATTTCAGTTCTCTCAGTTCATTATGCAAACTCTCCATCATGCCtagatacacataatatagaaatatagtaatggataatgataatattaatattaaaattataatttactattattatttaccatttgtCGCCCATTTGGTGGCTGTGTACGTAGATATTCCAGACAATCCACTCATCGATGACATAGATGATATAGCGACAATTTGTCCGTGATTTCGTTCCAACATCGAGGGCAATAATTCTCTATTGatctataacaatttttttttgtcatttaaaaagCATTAATGCCAAAAATTGAGAACTAAATGTATCAATTGATATTACATGTCGTCTAAGCAAATCAGTTCAAACatcgaaaacaatttaaacacgtactatgttttaaaaattggaatataaaaaatagtttttaaaaatgtaagtgtTTGTGATTTAGTACAAATTGTGACGTAATGAATTTATCTTTTAACTTttacatttcttttttaaaatcttcagatatataatttatcattaattttgaaaagaaaaattaaaatcgacaGAAGTAGCGCGGTATCATATATATCATTGCAGTGCCAAGCTCACCCAAATTTGTCCAAGGAGATTGACGTTGATCAAGTTTTCGATAAGCTGATCTGATTCGGGATTGACGTACATATGGGCCAATACAATGCCCGCGTTGTTCACCACTATGTCCACAGGACCTAGTTCTTTTATAACGGCCTCGTGCATGGTCTTTATTTGTTGCCGGTCGGTCACGTCGACTTTGTAACTCTTCGCCGTTCCGCCTTTTCGATTGATTATTAACGCCGTCTCGGCGCACCTTTCACCGTCGATGTCAACGCAAGCAACTTTGGCGCCCAGCGTGTGAAACCTTTTGCAAAGCTCGCGGCCCAAACCCCTAGCGGCCCCGGTAacctatagtaataaataatattccaattacaattaataatataatatgagtaatatgacagtatttttaataatttataattagattagataaattaaatttaaatatacaggtttaatagtttaaagattaagtttaaactaatattataagataaataattaataccaaatTTTTCATGTACgggaaaaacagaaaaaaaagagaatataatatataaattacaaataaaagtggtcataatatttgttattactattattagtttatataatacaggACTCAAACACATGTTTACGTGTTTAATAcgtatttagaatttagatgacTAGGGTGACTGCTTTGTGCTGACTTCCGCAGTCCTGATGagtgtaaatttgtaaattttaaatccgTCTAGCATTGATactgtaataatgttataataatgtataatgttgtatacaattatgtatctGAAAACCATAAAAGCTTATCTACTATATAAACCTAAATATTGTACTAACGAATTTAGGTTTCGACGATAAAAATCgagttgaaataaataatgtgataaaaaatataggaaTTCGATTTTTCTTATTACTCACCAAAACAACTTGTCcgctaatatttttttgtggagatttataaaataattttattgttgccCACATAACAGCCggtattataagtaaaatgcacaacaatatttcaaatattaatcgTATTGGATTGGCTGGAATTTGCTTGTACTGACATTGTTTGAAAGATTTATTTCTTGTAATtgccatatttatatattttgaattaagcTAACATACTACAATAAGTTAGAAGTTTAAAATGAACTAaagtaattttatgaaaattaaatgacCAATACTTATAAGTTGTAATGGTTTAATGCCGCAATCGATCATTTGATTCAATGacaaatgtatttgaaaattgctgagtaatttacaattacattttatgtcaATAAGAATAAGATAGTgtgatgaaaattaatttcatagatAAGTAACTAATAAAACTTAAGTGAAGGTTATTAATATggtaatatatctttatataaatactttaatatttatttggtaaacaaatattattttaatagttcaatgtttaaaaagttataaggtGACCACTGGTTAGTTATCACTTAGAATTTAATTCTTATTCCTCCTTCTTTCTAAATTACATACTTTTACACCtacaagataaaatataaaatataatatataattatacaactgTTTATATTGTCacatactcattagtcattattcaCATACACCGATTACCTCCCAGtttcaaagtataaatattaaataataactactaatataaataaaactattaaaatatatttatattgtattatgttgtaACTTGTAGTTATCCCATCGGCCATCAACACAACCATTGTCCGCAGTATAGGTACCAAGTATATAAAGGTACCTACAGCTTGACCCTTTCTGTTTTTTTCACatctcatattatatcataatttaaccTAGTTCTGTATgttgatacataaatattttaacctacTAAAATACTTACTGACTaaggatttaaattataaattgttttatatacctacgtgctattatacaaatgttttcttaacctaattttaaattcttataatgtTGATATATTGTAGTAAACTAACAACATATCTGTTTCTTaattcagtatatatatatacccattCAATAACTATACGGATTTATCATAAACGTAAATTTTCCTTATGATAAAAGGGGGGGGGGCAATAGTGTTCATTTAGATCTTCTTTATGTAGTGGCTTAAAATCAGAGTGGTACGTGTTAAACCACGGAAGAATTTTAATGTaggtttgaattaaaataaatcattttaatggaCCAATTATAGGCCACTAATAATCATGTTTAAGCCTTTAAGGTACCATTAACTCACtatattgattcattaaatgttaGTTATTGTTGTCCAACCCATGAAAAcacatgaaaatatatttattacttggacatttagaataatattagtgAGAGCTGAAGAAAAACTAttgaatgaataaatattattttaaatttaaatgtactcAATGCAGAGCCTAAAATTGTGTGCagtatttttttggattttataaatttttatttgattaatattcaatattgaaaattattaataagtagagCACGGATACGTATTGTAGTACtagaaaattagtaaaattgattgcagtattacactaaaaaataccaaaaattacacttaaaagttaaaatataaaaaaatgcattaaaaaataacagcgttttgttaaaaatgttttaaatatactgttattatctaaaattctaccaaaaaatatataaatataaataattcagtatTCTATTTGAAGTAGCTGaagaacaaattataacaatataatgtataattgttaaatagtcatatttcacaaattatttttgtgctgtattaaatacttaccaacttgaaattatgtttatttcataAGATAACATAGATGCTATGACGGTTATTGAGTGTCgactatataactaaaatagttgtataatgtatataaatgaataacttCAATAAGATTGtaaaaaattgaacttaaaacttttagattttagttcGTTCTTATACATGACACGCATTTAAAACGTACTTAGAAATATATTGAAGAAGTAGAAAAAAAGTTGCAAATGCAACAACATCTGTGccctattattaataagtatcaaaaataattatgcaacgaagttatataatatgtggtatGATGTGCATTGTGCACTACTAGgcctatgtttattattttaaaatattattttggtgtgTGAAATTATCTGTGCAGTAGCAAATTACCTTAATTTTAAGCCCTGActcaatgtaaataaaaatatagggtatttaataataatttaatgacctATTTAACTTCGATCACTTGGatataaattaagatatttcTGCTCAAATACAAACGAAAAATAGGTATAGCTACAGTTAAATGGGTCTTCGTTCTTATCGacgcagtatatattatagtattaattttaaactattatgtaGGTAAACAGTGCTATTCGACGTTTCAGTCAAATggtaaacagtaataatatttttagtttctttttAGTTAGCCTTAAAATGATGTTTGTTGTTCAGTCGAGTAGTTTTGTTAACCAACtatcaaacatttataataatgtatcaactaggtacctatattattcaccttttaatttataaattatgtataattagcATTTTAGCAATTGCCAATTAGAGTTTTAAATTTGGTGGTGGgggttattataatttgcatgtataTACTGTGTGTATGCTCCCTAAGATATATAAAGGTGAAAAGGTATATATACAAACCATTTTGGGGGAGCAATGATTGATTTTATCCCCCCTCCCCAAGCCCCCCTCAAATTGCGCTTATGATAATTAGAATTACTAGTATGAGAAAAAAGTCTAGATATTTGAACGTGAAAATTATATGTAGTagtggaaattaatttttttcagtgaTTGTTTACTGTGTAAGCTTTACACTATTATATTGACTAATGATTAGATTACGCCATGccactaataaaatacattagttcgaaatatgaaaaatatttattatatttcagttgGTATTtagtgttttgaaaataatttgtattttgtatgaaatagaataacaaaaaaggactattaattttagtatgcttaaaatttaaaacttataagttataatcattaaaactaggtacataaatatttttataaactaggtaataagttataatttagaaggtaaataataaatattaattataaataaatatataaagattaatttttattcttatacattTGGAGTTTTTGGATAATTATCGTTTTcgactaaaaataatagtttaggtTAGCCAAAACGATTGTATCAATGAATAATGtaaacatatcattatattttaagatattatgtcctataataaatatacaattatcttaaattgcctattattttattaattaatactataaaatattatatatttacataaaaacaataatagatttttttttaaatttaaatttgtattatttaaataaataaacaattacaatttacaatggtATAAcatcgaataatttttataaatatttaaagctcATAAAAACgggttttgatttttaaaatataataattaataagtcttTAGATTGCATTATCTGGCCATCCAGGTATTGATTTATACTAGGTTAACGCTTAAaagataaacattatttaaatataattatatttaaacgctGTTCTAAAGTGACAAAAACatcttcaatattttaaaaatcttacaaTTATCATCAAGCATTTTACCTACAATACTTTTGGAGTTGCCACTTCTAATGTGATTGTGGGCAACGGTTTACGATCGCCTACCTTACGCATGATCAAGGAACTGTTTGATGACAGTGTTGACTTTTGAATTCCAGGTTTGATCACAGTTTTTACGGAAATTACACTTTTTACCGTCGCCGAATTTTCTACTGGCTTCATGGCGATCATTTCCGTTTGTTTTGGAGCAGACCTTGAGACTATATTTTCTACTGAAGGCATTTTTGTGTCTTCTTGTATCTCCACTACCTTAGTACTTATTGTAATTCCAGACTTTTCTATAGAAGTTGTTGTCCTTACAGTAGTATGTGGGCTTTCCATTGTTTTCATAGCGACTAATTCTACAGGACTTTTATTCAAATCTACCGAAGTCGTTTTATTAGCTTGGGTATCTGCAGATTTAACTGCATCGGCCGCATTCATAGGGTTTTTTACGACCTTTAAGACTTCGGAAAATGTTGGTTTTTCTATAGTTTTCATGGCAATCATTTCTGTAGGTTCActagttatttttgtatttacttgCGTTTCCAAAACATTTACACGCGATGCGTCCACTACAGATTCGTCAACGAACTCTTCGGGTATCGGACCGCCGTTCGTAgattttttcatagtttttataACGATCATCTCGGCGGGTTTTACTTCCTTGATTTCTATAGTTTCTAATATTCTTACAGTAGTCATTTCATTTGATTTATCTTCAGTGTTCGAATCCTTTGCCGGGGTATCGTCgactttaataattttgtcattAGTAATTTTGTCTACTATTTTTACATCGGATGATACGCTTACAGGATTTTCTTCAAAATTTGTTGAAAGTGCACCAATTGTTTTAACGTCAGTCTTCGAACCTTTTGAAATGTCTGATGCCTGCAAGCTTGTTACATTTGTAGATTTTTCTATTGTTTGTATCGCAACcatttctgtattattattggtttcaaCGGCACCACCTACTACTGTAGGTTTTTCTATGGTTTTTAGAGGTTCTATTTCAGACGAGTTAACAAACGGAGTTGGTGTTATAACTGTAGAATATGAGTCGCTACTTGTGGTGTTTAAACTATCGAGAGCGGTCGGAACATTTGTTTCAAACACGAGTGACGCAGCAGCCGCGGGTATTATATCCTGTAATTTTTCTTGGCTCGAAGTCGACGTTGAGTACAATTCATCGTATCCCTGTGATGATGTCAGAAGATATGATGTTGACGACGGTAATTCGCTGTAGGGCACTTCTGGGTTAACCGTTGTTGTCATGCAGTTCACCGGTTTCTTTTGatgcttttttttcaatttgacgCCGTTGCGGCGCCCtaatatttgatacattttattgcTATTCTGCAGTATACCTCTTTGGGCGAGCTCGTCGCTCGCCAACAATACTATAGCGACATCGTCTACATCCACCTGCAAATTGAATTCACCATGTTGCCTCTGGTCGTACGTGACCGTTGGAGCGGCCTGCAGGGCTCCACAGAAAACTGCTAAAACACAAACAATCCGCAACGCAACCACCATCGTGCTGTATAACTACACTACTGCAGCTCCTATTGCTACTATATGATAGCTCGACAACGATCGAGAACGTATTTTTTCCCCTAGCGCACTCACTGGTCATGTCTTTGTATAACCGGTAGTCGTAACAACAAACTGGAAATTACGGTTTAAATACATCGTGACGTACAGTGCACGGAACTTTAATTTTGCCTCTAGTTGAGTCTGTACGTACAGGtaccgttataataatattatatattgcgtgTACATTGAATTAGTTACATACATATAGTTGTTTTGACCAGCATCGGTTgggatttaaaaaaagtattattagcATTTGGTTAGACGGTCATCGAACTTGCTCCGTCATGATATTGACCTTTAACACATTACCGAGAACGAGTAGGtgacaattaaatacaaaactcgttcttaaaattattaacttgtttgtataatgtataggtatgtagTATAACTCAAGTAGCATATTAACAATCGGcacataggtatttataaatcttAAGTATTAGTACTGCGCgaaagaaaaaattgttttaacataaaaattgataaagttattatatattaatatttttatgaattaaaataatgaatgataagaactaaattaaattttactatactaatataaatttgaacttaaattatattttgtattttaaaaataatcgattgTCTGGTTGTTCAGTATCATATtactttaatttcatataaattatgtcacatttaaatacactttaaaaaaaattcattttatattacgaccatgtagtatattttattattatatacatatttgcaGCAGTCTGCAGTTAACCTACGTATCCGTTACGAGTGCACGAAATCGTGATTTTTCTGTACTTGTTAACGGAGCCgagttattataatgtgtatatacatattgtatttttattattcggaTCATCTTGCGTGAATTTCTGCGAATCAATTCGACAGTCATGAAAATGGTTGTCTGAATTTTATTTCACACGCTATTCATAACATTCCCAatcatcttattattattgtaatattttttatattttatttttttcgtactcCCACTGCAGTTACTCGTCAACAAGGTAAATTAACATTCATTAATATgtgtaaaaacttatattacatCACATATTTGCAACTTGTAATGTTTTAGTTATCACCATGTAATACCTAGgtgtttgtttaattatattgccGTCAAATTATTTAGCTAGTAGTTGTGGTGCTATGGTTAcacttttaaacttataaaactaatgtaaattggaacaaatgttttttaaattccatattcATCTTGATCAGTTTCAGTGGTGGGTAATTGCCAGAAACGTCAAGACAATCATGCCAAACATAAATgcacataaatgtatatttacagtGTTCctacttataaatacaaaataataaacacaatacatATTACGTTGAAGATCGCGTTCTGATGTGGTATAATCGGGTGAccagataaataattttattattaaaatcataacacACATGAGTATAAAGTACTCAATACGAGATGACGGGTATGACACGAATCATCGTATGTTGGgggtaaaaaaaaagtcaaatgtTTTCAACAATAACCAATATCGAAATCTGCTTGTCATCATGTAAAATTGCTGGTTGTTTCATTTTTCTGTAGCTATATGTAgaatcattgattatatattatttattataatattataatactgtaatatagtttattatagtatttataaccaatggtagaatgtatattataggtaggtacatattatattatatagaatattcgTTCCCTGTTCGGACTGTTCGATGTTCCGgtattttatttcatctatTTCCATTCGAAGTCTTAGGcattaatcatatatattatatactattggtGGTCATGTTTTTATAGATCGATCGAACGATAATCTATGTTATcggatatatactatatacttagcTGAAACATATTCTGTACGTGTTTTCCCATTATGcttttctacaatatttataattatatagtaattagttAGCTCATACGCaaccgaataaaatatatttatttattataatgtatttattgcaTTCATCGTTCATTATGTTATACCTGTCGATTACCACTTTTATACCTATGAAAAAATCAATTCCTACAAATGTTTGGTTTACATTTATGTAGAGAGTCGATTTTGGCCAAGTTCCAACATGCATAGGGCTGTTGACCGAACAGCgctttgttatttatattttatatcatatttaagcttgaagtaattatattaaaatatttaaaccgtTAACgttaaatatgtttacatattataacatattcaagaatttttgtctatgtatatttttttccaagaaatatttctatttttaacggTTATTATCTCTATTTTGTAAATAACGCATTTTTCTTAACTCGATAACATTTGCgttcctattttaatttttaactgttataGTGGGTGgagtatataattgaaaaagaaCCATTGTTCGAATAGATTTCCATCGAAATATAATCAACTTACGTGAGTATAGTTTAGACTTGACCGTCGTTGTTAAACCAAtcatatcatacatttatatttcatatataatttttttctttaactagAATTCCTCACGTACGTTGGACGGTTGtgtgacgatttttttttactctctgCCATTATTTCTGTATATATTCTTAGTATATTTGGTCACGATTCATTTACTAAACAAGTAAATCGAAAACTCATTGTCGGTTAACGCACACTTACAGTTATAGTTGTTACATGGTATAAAAAATGATCAGACGATGAAGacgtttttttcattattctcTTTCAATGattcataatatgtaatttattcatataaactataataaatttaaaatgcagtTGTTTATTTGTcaagatattataaacataaattgtttttgtaccTAATTTTTAACCTAATCGATaggaatacatttttcttaatctttataaataaaaacaatttagatatacaatatacggaCGATTAGGgtttatagacatattataaacacagaAATACGAAAtacaatagtaattatatatacatttgaaatctAAGTAGCTAAAGTAGcaacaatttttttcacaatgATATTGAATATGCATACCCGTAAACGGAGAAAAttagaaaagtataaaaatatattttttgtaatacatttctATGATATAATTTCGTAagttttggtattttatttgtaattaattatttacgagtattattaattgattcTGATGTGTATCTATTGGACCatgaacaatatataatataaatataggtatatctaattCATATTGTAGAAAGAATTTTGTAGAAATTTgcaatttgaatacaatatgtaattaGGTTCTAATTACACATCACTAGGGGGCTCCGTTGTGTACAATCCGAATCCCATCGTCTTTGCTCCGTTTACACCGACCACCTAGGCGAAACACACCTAGAACTTGTGGCTTGACTATATATATAAGCCGATTGATTCGTCTACTGTTCGCCATGAAATATTCCACAAAGagaaataatttgtacaataatGTCCGAGTTTCCGAACGGAACAACAAAATCACAGTTTGAAACGCATTGAAGTTTGGCCCACATTTCAAACGGCAACGTGGCAGATTTCGGTacgtgataaaatatatatacatattggtgTATGTATGATGATTCAAAGTATTTGTTCCGGATTCGATcaactaaaatatatcattacataGAAtactaggtatatgtatattgctgcttttagatttaaaaaattcttgattGCGTGGCCATTGAGAtagatttatgtataatatttataaaaatatggattatacgaaaaataaaaataggtaaatgGTTAGCAAATacgacaatatatataattataaaaataaatatatatattatatacaatgttaaaatatacttaagtctatttattagataaaggCAACGATGAATTTGATAGTGGCAGAGATATAATTGGAGTTTTAATTCGTCAGTAATTCTGGAAGTtgagaattttaatataatttgtatttaaaaatattacgaataatacagtataaactcgactctattaaaaaaaataata
This genomic window contains:
- the LOC132921431 gene encoding uncharacterized protein LOC132921431: MVVALRIVCVLAVFCGALQAAPTVTYDQRQHGEFNLQVDVDDVAIVLLASDELAQRGILQNSNKMYQILGRRNGVKLKKKHQKKPVNCMTTTVNPEVPYSELPSSTSYLLTSSQGYDELYSTSTSSQEKLQDIIPAAAASLVFETNVPTALDSLNTTSSDSYSTVITPTPFVNSSEIEPLKTIEKPTVVGGAVETNNNTEMVAIQTIEKSTNVTSLQASDISKGSKTDVKTIGALSTNFEENPVSVSSDVKIVDKITNDKIIKVDDTPAKDSNTEDKSNEMTTVRILETIEIKEVKPAEMIVIKTMKKSTNGGPIPEEFVDESVVDASRVNVLETQVNTKITSEPTEMIAMKTIEKPTFSEVLKVVKNPMNAADAVKSADTQANKTTSVDLNKSPVELVAMKTMESPHTTVRTTTSIEKSGITISTKVVEIQEDTKMPSVENIVSRSAPKQTEMIAMKPVENSATVKSVISVKTVIKPGIQKSTLSSNSSLIMRKVGDRKPLPTITLEVATPKVL
- the LOC132921432 gene encoding 17-beta-hydroxysteroid dehydrogenase 13-like, which produces MAITRNKSFKQCQYKQIPANPIRLIFEILLCILLIIPAVMWATIKLFYKSPQKNISGQVVLVTGAARGLGRELCKRFHTLGAKVACVDIDGERCAETALIINRKGGTAKSYKVDVTDRQQIKTMHEAVIKELGPVDIVVNNAGIVLAHMYVNPESDQLIENLINVNLLGQIWINRELLPSMLERNHGQIVAISSMSSMSGLSGISTYTATKWATNGMMESLHNELRELKSAVVSTTVCPYFIETNPEISKHLKLRLPEMPTSFVGEIVMNGILENRRIFSVPNHFMFPVKLVRMLPDNLQRLINRIFYVNIIGFPKDIELMNRYRQ